In a single window of the Papaver somniferum cultivar HN1 chromosome 8, ASM357369v1, whole genome shotgun sequence genome:
- the LOC113304607 gene encoding probable fructokinase-7, with amino-acid sequence MGNPPSTAKSSSMVDRDGKSKEKDPLVVCFGEMLIDFVPTVGGVSLAEAPAFKKAPGGAPANVAVGIARLGGSAAFVGKVGDDEFGHMLSDILKQNNVDNSGVCFDSKARTALAFVTLRADGEREFMFFRNPSADMLLRESELNKDLLKKASVFHYGSVSLIEEPCRSTQLAAMKIAKKAGCILSYDPNLRLALWPSPQAAKKEIMSIWDQADIIKISEEEISFLTDGADPYDDNVVLKKLFYPNVKLLLVTEGSEGCRYYTKEFKGKVGGVKVNCIDTTGAGDAFVSGLLNSFSADLNLHKDEKKLREALLFANACGALTVTERGAIPALPTKEAVIQVLPKVEA; translated from the exons CTAAAAGTTCTTCGATGGTCGACCGTGATGGGAAAAGTAAAGAGAAAGATCCGCTTGTGGTTTGCTTTGGCGAGATGTTGATTGATTTTGTTCCAACTGTGGGTGGAGTTTCACTTGCAGAAGCACCAGCATTTAAGAAAGCACCAGGTGGAGCTCCTGCTAATGTTGCTGTTGGAATAGCAAGGCTTGGAGGTTCAGCAGCATTTGTTGGAAAG GTTGGGGATGATGAGTTTGGACATATGTTGTCCGACATCTTGAAGCAAAACAATGTGGATAATTCTGGAGTCTGTTTTGACTCCAAAGCAAGAACTGCACTGGCATTTGTGACACTGAGAGCTGATGGTGAACGCGAGTTTATGTTTTTCCGCAATCCAAGTGCAGATATGCTTCTCCGTGAATCAGAACTTAATAAAGACCTTCTGAAGAAG GCATCCGTCTTTCACTATGGCTCTGTGAGTTTGATTGAGGAACCATGTAGGTCAACACAACTCGCTGCTATGAAGATAGCTAAGAAGGCTGGTTGTATCCTCTCTTACGATCCAAATTTGAGATTGGCGCTGTGGCCATCACCTCAAGCTGCTaagaaagaaatcatgagcaTTTGGGACCAAGCAGATATCATTAAG ATTAGTGAGGAAGAAATTTCATTCTTGACTGATGGAGCTGATCCTTATGATGATAATGTTGTTTTAAAGAAGCTATTTTACCCTAATGTTAAGCTTTTGCTGGTCACCGAAGGATCCGAGGGCTGCAGATATTATACCAAG GAATTTAAGGGCAAGGTTGGTGGTGTTAAAGTTAACTGTATTGATACAACTGGTGCTGGTGATGCATTTGTGAGTGGGCTGTTGAACAGTTTTTCTGCTGACCTAAATCTCCACAAG GACGAGAAGAAATTGAGAGAAGCTCTTTTGTTTGCAAATGCCTGTGGAGCACTCACGGTCACAGAAAGAGGTGCAATTCCTGCCTTGCCTACGAAAGAAGCTGTAATTCAGGTCTTACCGAAAGTTGAAGCATGA